One Triticum dicoccoides isolate Atlit2015 ecotype Zavitan chromosome 4B, WEW_v2.0, whole genome shotgun sequence genomic window carries:
- the LOC119290848 gene encoding RNA polymerase sigma factor sigB-like, whose product MSSCLAPQFKWPPSTRAAVPREPGAGGCAAGGSCRPGRVQCALSSAAVVEAERMESLAAGARRLAYGGAVDVGPPPPSDSTSLPGGFGEALLNQEAVVTAAAAEAVALARAAAEVAREVARMVQTDHRPDVGDSHDLVEDSYLTREVLRTEVRPGSRYAQARLLDDAGFVSIFSDESESDDDEQGARGVAVKSARQPERRARRVRAAMKAAKSFSDRRPVTASSRKRVKGCRNSLGCFYKMSGRKLLTAKQEVELSEGIQDLLKLEATQKEVAHYNGGEPTFGQWAAAVGTDENTLRKRLSHGIYCKNMMVKSNVRLVISIAKEFEGPGTEFSDLIQEGIQGLIRGAEKFDASKGFRFSTYSHWWIKQAIRKSVLEQTQIIRLPAHMAEASSRVKECRRRLRRQLNRLPTNEEIALDTGMTARRVEAAMCLPRYSVSLTGKVGCTDVTYQEITADKSTETAEETLHRLFMKKDVDKALDSLTPREREVIRYRFGMDDGKARTLHDIGQLMGVSRERIRQIEMAAFRKLRSKKKVTSLQHYLEPAESW is encoded by the exons ATGTCGTCGTGCCTCGCGCCGCAGTTCAAGTGGCCCCCTTCCACCCGCGCGGCGGTGCCGAGGGAGCCCGGCGCCGGCGGCTGCGCGGCAGGCGGAAGCTGCCGGCCAGGGAGGGTCCAGTGCGCGCTGTCCTCCGCAGCCGTCGTCGAGGCGGAGCGCATGGAGTCCTTAGCCGCAGGAGCGAGGCGCCTGGCGTACGGCGGAGCCGTCGACGTCGGGCCTCCTCCCCCTTCGGATAGCACCAGCCTCCCG GGGGGCTTCGGGGAGGCGCTTCTCAACCAAGAGGCCGTGGTGACGGCCGCGGCCGCGGAGGCCGTGGCTTTAGCGCGAGCAGCCGCGGAGGTCGCCCGAGAAGTTGCCCGGATGGTGCAGACCGACCACCGTCCAGACGTCGGCGACAGCCATGACCTGGTGGAGGACAGCTACTTAACAAGAGAGGTCCTTCGCACCGAGGTGCGGCCGGGGTCTCGGTATGCCCAAGCCCGTTTGCTGGACGACGCGGGGTTTGTCAGCATCTTCAGCGACGAATCCGAGTCGGACGACGACGAGCAGGGCGCCCGGGGCGTGGCTGTCAAGTCGGCACGTCAGCCCGAGAGAAGAGCTCGGAGAGTGAGGGCGGCGATGAAGGCGGCTAAATCTTTCAGTGATCGGAGGCCCGTGACGGCCTCCTCGAGGAAGAGGGTCAAGGGTTGCCGGAATTCTCTGGGCTGCTTCTACAAGATGTCCGGACGGAAGCTTCTGACAGCGAAGCAAGAAGTTGAGCTATCAGAAGGCATTCAG GATCTCCTGAAGTTGGAGGCTACCCAAAAGGAGGTTGCACACTACAACGGTGGTGAACCAACCTTCGGTCAGTGGGCAGCAGCAGTTGGCACTGATGAGAACACTTTGAGGAAACGTCTCAGCCATGGAATTTACTGCAAAAACATGATGGTCAAATCAAATGTGCGACTAGTAATCTCAATTGCCAAAGAGTTTGAAGGCCCTGGGACAGAGTTTTCTGATCTTATCCAG GAAGGGATTCAGGGCCTTATAAGGGGCGCTGAAAAGTTTGATGCCTCAAAGGGTTTTAGGTTCTCTACGTATTCTCACTGGTGGATCAAGCAAGCTATACGCAAGTCGGTTCTAGAACAAACCCAAATAATTCGCTTGCCA GCGCACATGGCGGAAGCAAGTTCCCGAGTGAAAGAATGCCGACGACGACTCCGACGGCAGCTGAATAGGCTACCGACAAATGAAGAAATCGCATTGGACACCGGCATGACAGCCAGACGGGTGGAAGCAGCAATGTGCCTCCCAAGGTACAGCGTATCTCTCACTGGCAAAGTCGGGTGCACGGACGTGACATACCAG GAGATCACGGCGGACAAGAGCACGGAGACGGCGGAGGAGACGCTGCACAGATTGTTCATGAAGAAAGACGTGGACAAGGCGCTGGACAGCCTGACCCCTCGGGAGAGGGAGGTGATCAGGTACAGGTTCGGGATGGATGACGGCAAAGCGAGGACCCTGCACGACATCGGGCAGCTGATGGGGGTGAGCAGGGAGAGGATCCGGCAGATCGAGATGGCCGCCTTCCGCAAGCTCAGGAGCAAGAAGAAGGTGACGTCGCTACAGCACTACCTGGAGCCGGCAGAGAGCTGGTAG